The stretch of DNA ATAACGGCACTCCGTTGAATTTTTATATTTACATAAATCCCTATGCGGAAGGTGACGAATTTACCATATACGACTTTAAGGCTGAACAAGTAGGTATGTTGTCGGAAGTATTAGGAAAGAATATGACGACTAATATGGTACGTGATACGGCTAATGTAGCCGAGACCGGAGGTGTAAAAGAGGTTATTCCGGCGCAACATCTTATAAATTTGGAAATGGAACCTAAAGAAGTATTGTTCTCTGATGCCATTCCCCATGTTAGCGGAAATATGTTAGGGAGCGGAACGATAGAAAAACAACCGGACGGAACCTGGCTGGTGGATATTGTGCAACCGGCTTCGGAAAGCCCCGGTTCGCGTCCGGTTATTAGCCTAAATTTTGGAAAGAATATTGAAATTGAATTTGGGGTAAATTATCGTTTGACCGTAGTGTTTGAACCGACAACGGACACGGCTAACAAAAAAAATATATGTAATGTATGGTTTTTAAGGAGCGACCGTACTACTCCTTTTTACGTGTATACGTCATCTGAACAGGTATACGGGGACCAGTTAAATAATGAAAGCACGGCACAGGTGGGTAGTGTAAATTTATATCTGGTATCGTCTAATGCACCTTTTCAGGTGAAATTGGTAAGTATGAAATTGGAAAAATTAGGTTATAGGAATAATGCCAAACTGGCGTATGAGAATCCGTACAATCCCGTATATGTGAGGACATTTAACGGCGCGGCGGTTAATAACGGGGATGCTACGGAGATTGTAAACAACCAGGACGGGACATTTACAATCAGTCAAACCGGAAAAGATTCTCAGGGGCGTTCTACCTATGTATTACATTCATTTACTGCTATCCCGACGACAGCCGGTAAAGAATATGATGTTACGCTGCAATGGACATCGCCGGATATTGCCAAAACTTTAACCCGAATAATAGTATTGTCCGGTATTAGTTTTCCCATACAATTAACGGGGAACAAGAATAGCGTTACGGCACGGATAACGGCTATTCAGTCATCTATAAGCAGCTTGTCGGTATATCCTGAAGATAATGATACACCGTTGGAATTTACTATTAAAAATATCACAGTGAAAGAAGTATTATAAAAAGAGGTTTTATTATGTATGCAAAATTGGAAAACGGGGTTTTAATTCCCTCTCCCGGTCACATAGGGAACGTATTTAATCCGAATGCAGAAACCTTGCTTGAGCATGGTTATAAGCTTGTAGTTTTCCCGGATGTTACGGAGGTTTCAGAAGGAAAAGAAGTTTATGAAGAGACAGAAACCGAAATAATCGTGAGTTATGAGGCGGTTGTATAACTGGGTAACAGGTCATGTGCCAGATAAGGTGCTGCATCTGGCGGTTTGTTTTATCGTGTCTTTAGGAAGCTGGGAAGTGGCTGTCGGGTTGGCGGCAGGACGTGAATCGGGGAATATTGCATATCCTGAAAGGTACGGTGATAGTCTTCTGGATTTGTTTTTTGACGGGATAGGTATTGTTACAGGGGTTTTAATTAAATATTTATTATGTGATGATGGAAGAGGTATTTAACACATTACGGAACTTGGTAGTATCTACAATATCGATGTTGCTTGCTTATTTTGCACCTGTAGGTAACTTTGTTTTCGTTATCTTTTTTGTTTTTCTGGTGAATTGTGTTGCCGGGTTAATCGCTGATATTTATGCGAATGATGAGCGTTTCCGGATAAAGAAATTTTTTCGTTGCTTGGTTGAAACGATGGTTTTTTACATGATAGTCGTATGCATTTATACGGTTGGGGAACGGATGGGGAATCCGGCCGGAGCAATACAATGTATTACGGGTGTGGTATACGCGGTTCTTTATTTTTATTCTGTTAATGTATTGCGAAATGTGAAGGAAATATTGCCGTCAAGCCGGGCCATTGCTTTTTTATATTATGTCGTTAGTTTTGAAATGCTTAAGAAAGTGCCTTTTTTGGAAAATTTTGTCAGGAGGGAGGAAAATAGATGAAATATTTTACGATACAGGAACTTTGCGCAAGTGATACGGCGCGAAAAAAGGGAATAGATAATACGGCTCCGGGCGATGTAAAAGTAAGATTGTCTACTTTGGTGGAAAAGGTTCTTGACCCTTTGCGCGAAAGATATGGGAAGCCGATCAGGGTGAACAGTGGTTATCGATGCCCGATACTAAATAAGGCTGTAGGAGGTAAACCGACGAGCCAGCATTTGAGAGGTGAAGCGGCGGATATTACGGGTGGCACTGTGGAAGAGAACCGCAAATTGCTGGCTTTATTAAGTGATATGGAGTTTGACCAGTTGATAGATGAAAGTAATTTAACGTGGATTCATGTGAGTTACCGGGCCGGTAATAACCGTAGACAATTCTTGAAATTATGAAGGGACTGTTATATCTTGTTATTGTCTGGTTTGCCGTGTCCTGTACTCGGACGGTTTATATTCCAGCAATACGCACACAGATTGCAAAAGAAACAGATACGTTGGTGGAGACGCAGTTGGTTCCCTATCGGGATAGCGTAGTGACAGAAGATACGGTGAGCTATCTGGCCAACCCGTATGCAGAGAGCTGGGCCGGAGTAATAAATGGTAAATTGTCACATTCGCTTAATATTAAGGATTCACCGGTGACAGTACCGGGGAAGGTTTACTATTTTTTTGTGCATGATTCGGTAGGTTACCCGGTGAAAGGGGATACAGTTTACCGGGAGCGTGTTCCTGGATGGTGCTGGTGGACGCTGGGAATTGGGGGGGTATGTTTAATGATTTTTATCGGTAAAGTTTTCAGGATATGGTGAACGGCAGAGCCTAACTTGATGTGAAATAATCTCAGGAAAATCAGCTTGTATCGTGGATGGATAGTTAACAAATAAAAGAGGGAACATAAACAACGTATATAATTTTGTTCATTATGAAGGAAATAACTCTTATTGTAAACCGGGCCAGCGTATATGATGAGGTAGCTAAAACAACAAGCTATACCGGAGCGAAAATGCAAAATGAAGATGAGACAGCATACAACCGTATATTTACAACGGATGAGGATCAACAAATGCTCGAAAGATTTTGGATTGAGGCTTGTCATATCGCCACTGACAATTTCAAACCATTTATTATGCATGTGAGTAAATATACTGAAAGCGACTACATAGTAAAACTTAAATTGTCATCATCGTTTGACGAGAATTTAAATGCTACGACTGAATCTTCTTTATTCAGTTTCTTCGTTGTCACAATAGTAGCAAAATGGTATCAATTCACCAATAAAGGAGAAACAGAATATTATACCAACTATGCTACAAAGTTAATGACAGATGTAATGCGTAAAATTTACTGGAAGAAAAAACCAAAGCGAATCGCTCCAACGAAAAAGTAGTCCATAAAATAATATAAATAATATGGCCAAAAAGACTATCAGCATTACTCTCTATTTGTCGGAATTGATTTACGATGTACAGAATAAAACTTATCTCACCGCCAGAAGTCGCTATAACGGCAATAACTACAAGGAAATAGCGAATATGCAAGCTGATGACGATGACGAAAATTCTAATCAAATTATACGGAGTATCGGTAATGCTTTTGCCATTTTGAAAACAAAATTGTGCGAGTATATATTTGACAGCGGAGATACTGCTTCGGATGAACAAATAATAACAGAGGGAGAATTGACTCTTACCCTTGAAATGCCTCATAACTATAATCCGGCAACCAGAAAAACTATAGCATCGGCTATGCACCAGTTTATTGTGGATAGTGCCGTAGGTGACTGGTTTATCATTACCAACAAAAGTGATGCTACCGATTATATGACAATGGCGGCAGCGCAGCTTGTGATAATCAGGGAGGCTATAAACAAACGGGTACGCCCGACAAAACCAAATATTTAAGGATATGGAATGTCATTATACATATAAAATGTCCGGAGGAAAAACACTGGTAACATTGCTTTTTAAACGGGAGGAACTGCTCTACGATATAGAGAACTATTCATATGTTGAGGGTGATGTAATGCAAACGAATGCAGAGCATGAACGTCACCAAGTGACAGACGTAGGCCAAGATGGAAATATAGACCGAGTTACCCGTGTGCTCGACCTGGCTCATGCAGAGTGTGTGAATATGCTTTATCCTTACACAAAGCAGCCTGTGGATATTAAAGAGGGAAGGGATAATACTCTCACAGAAATGCAAGAATACGAAATAAGGATGGTTGTACCGGGCGAAATGTCAAAAACGACTATAACCTTGCTTGAACGGCTCATCCATGAATATATGGTTTACAGAGTTCTTTCGGATTGGATGAGTATTACGAAACCTACAAGCAAAAGGAATTGGCAAGAAAAGTTAGACGACATAGAGGAAAAAATATATACCTGTATTAACACCAGATGCGGAAGGATAAGACGAACTCAAACCCCATTCTAAATTATATTTTCAAGGTAAATTTATTTGTATTAAAGAAGTGAAACGGCTAAACCTGTTAATTTGGTTTAGCCGTTTTATTGTGTTTATCTGGGTTGGTTCAGTAACCGCTGCGTATACTGTACGGTACAACTGAAAATACTTTCTCCCTTATTAAGATTACAAAGCAAAACTATGCAAAAATACTTATAAGCACTTCCACGGAAGCCACGCAAATAGTGGTCGGCGGAAGACCATATCAATTGCCAATTGAAAAGGTCCCGAGAGCCGTAAAGTATAGTCTGTACGTGTCCTTTACGGAACCTGCCACGCTGAATAATCGTATCGACTGTTTTGAGAATGTCTGGTGCATCGAGTTTGAACGGCCGAGTAACGAGCAATCCTCTAACGCTTGTGAGCGTAATATCGGTATCAGAGAAATCGACTAATGATCCGCTGCCGGTCATGGCAAAAGCTTCCGGGTAGGAATTAACGCCATAGGCAATG from Barnesiella propionica encodes:
- a CDS encoding D-Ala-D-Ala carboxypeptidase family metallohydrolase; amino-acid sequence: MKYFTIQELCASDTARKKGIDNTAPGDVKVRLSTLVEKVLDPLRERYGKPIRVNSGYRCPILNKAVGGKPTSQHLRGEAADITGGTVEENRKLLALLSDMEFDQLIDESNLTWIHVSYRAGNNRRQFLKL